The genomic segment AGCTACCGGGCCCGGCAGGGCGCCGCGGCCGACCCGACCGCGACCCGCGCCGAGCAGGCCGTCCCGGCGCTGCTCGCCGCCGGTCTCCGGGCGTTGGGGCCGGGGTAGCCGACCGCCGGCGTCAGGTCGCGGACCGGGTGGCCGGGACCGGCGCACATCCGGACGATTCCGGGCCGGTCGCCGCTACCCGGCGTAGGCTGTGCAGATGGCATCCCTCGTGCAGCGAATCAAGTCCTTCCTGAACAGCCCGCAGGGCCGCCAGGTCGTCGACCGGGGCCGGCGGGAGCTGGCGAAGCCGGGCAACCAGGAGAAGCTCCGGCGGCTGATTTCCCGGGCCAAGGGGAGTGGTCGCCCGCGCTGAGCTGACCCGGCCCGGGAAACGGAGCCGCCGCGGCCGTCGGTCCTCACGGGGCCGACTATCGTTTCGGCGTGCGCATCCGTTTCGACGTCCCCGCCGATCCGGCCTACCCGGGCCGGGTCGCGGCCGCGCTCAGCCGCGAGCGGCTGCGTGGATTCGGCTATGTCGGGGCGGTGCTGGCGGGGACCGGGGTGATCGGTTACGTCGCCTCGCGAGGGTCCGGGTGGGGCGAACAGCTGGCGCCGGTGTGGATGTCGATGGTCACCGCTGGTGTGCTGTCGATGCTGTTCGGGCCGTGGGTGCGGTTGCGCGCCCGGCGCCGCTCCGGCCGGTTCGCCGTCGACGGCGCCTACGAGATCACCGATGACAACATCATGATGCGCAGCGGCACGGAGTCCAGCGGCATCGCCTGGGACGGGGTCTCCCAGGTACGCGACACCCCCGAGTTCTGGATCGTGTACGTCGGCCGGATGCCGGCGACCGTCATCCCTCGCCGGTTGATGTCCGCCGACGATGTCGAGACGTTGCGGGCCCATCTGGTCAGGCGTGGCCTGCTCCCGAGCCGGTGAGACCGGGCCGCCGGTCGAGCGTCAGGCCGTCCGGTTGACCGGTCCGTGGTCGGCGAGCGCGGCGACGTGGGAGCGGATGCGCTCCGCCTCGGCGAGGTCGAGGTCGGTGGCGTGGGTGACGACGTACTCGTAGTGGTACCGGGCCCGGCCGGGTTCGCCGCGGGTGTGGTGGGCGTGCCCGAGTCCGGTGTGCGCGCGGGCCTGCTGGTAGCGGGCACCGGCGACGGTGGCGGCGTTGAGGGCGGCGGCGAAGTGGGCCAGGGCGGTGGTGGTGCGGCCGGCGGCGTGCGCGGCCTCGCCGAGGCCGTTGAGCGCCGAGGCCCGGCCACCGTGCTCGCCGATCTCGGTGAAGATCGCGAGGGACTGCTCAAAGTACCGCTGGGCCAGCCCCGGGTCGCCGAGTCCGATGTGGGCGGTGCCGAGATTGTCGAGTACGTGTGCCTCACCGCGCCGGCTGCCGTACCGCCGGGTCAGGACCAGCGCCTGGTGGTGGTGGTCGGCGGCGGCGCGGTGCCGGTCCAACTGCTGTTCGACGAGGCCGAGACAGTCCAGCGCCAGGGCCTCCGCGGTCCAGTCCTCGGTCCGTCGGGCCAGCTCCAGGGCCCGCCGGTGGTCATCGGCGGCGGCCTCGTGCCGACCCAACCGCCGGTACAGGAGGCCGAAATTGTTGCGGACCAGGGCTTCCCCGGTCAGGTTGGCGGTCTGTCGGAACAGGTTCAGCGCCCGCGCGAAGCAGTCCTCGGCG from the Solwaraspora sp. WMMD1047 genome contains:
- a CDS encoding YcxB family protein; this translates as MRIRFDVPADPAYPGRVAAALSRERLRGFGYVGAVLAGTGVIGYVASRGSGWGEQLAPVWMSMVTAGVLSMLFGPWVRLRARRRSGRFAVDGAYEITDDNIMMRSGTESSGIAWDGVSQVRDTPEFWIVYVGRMPATVIPRRLMSADDVETLRAHLVRRGLLPSR